The Vigna unguiculata cultivar IT97K-499-35 chromosome 11, ASM411807v1, whole genome shotgun sequence genomic sequence aaggagatttatttatttttgaattttgaaaaaaagtatTGCAACTTTTTCTCTTGGtagaaagagataaaaatatctGTATCTTAATTAAGATGTACTACATGTATGTGTGTTTAATttgtaatgataaaaagaaaaattatttattctagaaatgaattttatttatttagttttaaaaataattaaatttaagaaaaatgttaaactaaaaataaataaataaaaagaagtcacttgagaaataaaattaaaaaattgtgaaaaaaggGGAAACCCTCCTTATCTCCTTATATAGTATAGATcataaaaaattctttattataattatatgaaataagGAAgagaggagagaaaaaaaattctcttcTTCATGATTAAAGTAAGAAAACGTGCGTGTCTTTGACAAAGAGATACAGATATTAGTTAAGAAAGAAAACTTAAACAATAAGAAAGTATACGAGACAGAAAGAAAGATAGaataagagaaacaaaaatgaaagaaggTAAACTTTTAACACGTCAAAGTATTTACTaaggtaagtaaaaaaaaaaacatatatcatcttatttattttgtcattttataattatataaggattataattatataaagatgAAAACTCATAAATCTACCgtattaaagttttgaattaaaaatgatatcaaTATTGTATGTAATTGAACTTAAGTTTCATTAATATTGTATCCTATTTATTGGAGGAGAAATGTACCAATTTTTACGAATAAAgtatttacattaaattaaagaaaataaccaTGAATAACTCACATCGATAAACTTCCACTAGAAAACTACATTCAAATCGTGTTCTGAAAATTCTGGAAAACTTGTGGAAGATTTCTGGAACAAATAATCCAGGAGTCACTTTTAGTAGGAGTAAAATGGCCATTTCAAAAGACATGGGGTGAAGTTAGAAACTATGGGGTTCGGAAAAGAAAAAGTCTCATAACAGTGCTAATCAATGGGGCCCCCACAACAGTCTCATAACAATCTCATAACAGTGAAAATTTGAGAAAGTTGtgggggtgcaggaagtaaaATCATATGGAATAATGCACCTTATATTTTTGTGCCGAAGACTTCTTATTCACATTTTGTCTCTTCTTCCTCAAGCAACAATTTTCCCTCTTCTTCCTCATTTGTAGAAGCAATAATGATGATGGAAGtgacaataataattaagatgtcaaaatgggttttaatCTGTAAGTTAACTTGATTCATCAAATCCACCTCTTAAACAGATTGAAAGTAGATTGATCCACTTAActcaccaatatttttttacattttttaaaattttttaataattatttattactcctaattatataagttcacaatttcatgtttttaaatattagaatattgcttaataatatttgaatagtttcaatgtttaattataatttgattgtcaagttatatacgttgatactttaatctttaactataatctttatagtaaattactcaaccAACCctcttataaataaatttttctaaattagcatgaccaaaatttgtagttttttttatttatattttgttgaatagcatgacagaatatatgtaatattaacCATGTTTTCTTGGACTATATAAACACTTTCttgaaaacaatttatcatatattggtggtgagcatgctCAAGACATTGATTCTTGATTCTTGAacatctcatgggttacttaaaaaattatttaaatatttgaatacttaaaaataaataaataatttgtttatgtgGATTGGTGAGTTAACTCACTTAATCCACTAATCCGTGATGAATTGAATCGGATTACTAAATTCATGACTTATCATAAAATGAACTAGGTTGGATTCATTCATTTTCAATAGAGTTCGTAGTGAACCAATACATGTGACATCTCTAAGCAACGGCAACAATATTTGTGTAGTGCAGTCGAGGATGTTAGAATCTTTTTCTATTTACAGATTGCAgaattactaattaattaacctatatttgattaaaaaacatGTAATCCACGATagtaataaaaatgttttgaaaCAAGCATTTCGAATCTTAAAAAAGTATTCATTAATCGAAATGCATGTTccggaaaataaagaaaattaaataaagtaagGAATATTAATTTATGAGAAAAATATGTGGTTGAGGAAGTAAACTCCTTGTCATGATTTTTTCAGAAGAAGTCAGGGTTAAGGAAGTCATCGAAATTGGTCCCACACCGAGAGGTCAATCCCTGTGTAAAAtgtttgattaattaaatttagttccttttaaaaatttagtaattttttaatatgattaaatGGTGAATTATTGAAAGGGTAACCCATGGTAGAagattgttaaaatatataatgagatgtttttttaaaatattttatttcttaatatattttttagtctatataatattattttataaatttttttcctcAACTTTAacgcaaaaataaaatttgtgtaactttaataaattttagattataaactttaaaaataataaatataattttctaaacccaattacattaaatttcgTTTATATGTCAAACAAGTTTTATgttaacatttaaattatttatactgtttcatacatttcaatttcattgtaATCTCAAAAACGTGTTTGTCACATCAAAACAATGtaacataattataattgagttaaaatgatcatgtttattgattttaaaatgttttatagataaacaaatttcaatttctcattAAAATTTAGAGATTAGAAATATAGTTAACCATGTTAATTTTTCATCATTCATTCTTTTCATAATTTTGaagttctctttttttttttcacacttcaattttgtctctttatccaatttcaaatttagctttcttaaacaacaaaaccacataaaaataaattaagacatgttaaatttaataaatacattaataataataataataataataataataaaattttagctTAACAAATAGTTCGTATAATTAGAATAACCTGCGGTCTACATGACCATTCATAATAAAAGTAgatgtttcttttttatctattctttatttcttaatttaaacagtaaattatatttttaataaggataatgatattttaatccaatttttttattcacttttaatttattatttcgaTCATTTTCATATCGTCACATCAaaccaaaaaaaatcaaaataataatggagagataattacaataatagattaaaaataagtaaaaaaagttgGTCACAAAATAATTGGAATTCATGCCCTTGAATTTCACTAGACTTAAAAATCTTTGAAAATGAGcttaaaacaaattttcacCATCAACAATgcttattataattttctccATTACATTATAGGCTCATACACTCTCTGCAATAGAAAAACATCAACATAAGATAACATAAAGACCAAACTAAATTCTCAGGTCAAGAACTGTACCATTCTCTCTCACTAACAAACCTAAGAATAGAAGCTTCAGAAACATTAAAACCCTGAAAACAACACCTACAGTTCATGCCATAGCTTCCTCTTCTTAGCTCCTTTTGCTTGGCTTCAATCTGCTACATACACATGCACCCTTTTCTGTtaatatctatctatctatatctatatactAACGAAGGAAGGATAATTCTTACTTGTTCTGTGTAGGATTTGGTATTGGTTTTGGTATCGATTTAAGACTAGCAGCTACCACACGCTTCTGAATTATTTTGTGTCCTTCTCTTTGCAGAAAGAGTGAATGAGAATGAGATTGGGAAAGAAAGGGTGTAGAAGGGTATGACCTAGCTTCGGACATTACCCTAAATGAAAGGATCACTGTCATGCCAAAGATAATTGCAATCACTGATCTGCAAAAGGACTTCATCGTCTTTGCTCATGTGTTTCTCTTCTTCACTTGTGttctgtatatatattataactgaTCACATGCATGCAATGATCTTGctatataaaataatgtgaaAATATCTGTACTAATTACACTTTTATTcaatcataattatatatacatttttgtatgaattattttaaatatgatattaaatatatttttagtttataaacttcaacgaaaaattaaaatttatagtttgataaaactttaaatatatatatatatatatatatatatatatttcttttttttttcttatgtgaaatattttaattatgttaaatgatattttagatTAACATTTAAGTTGTTTGAaatcttttatatgttttaattcaaatataatccTAGAATATCATTTAACACAAAAAATTTGACGTTGTTatgttaaaagaattatatctatttattttctaaatttttagactaaaatatatcaaatttaggaaaaaaaaattctaattttgcgacttaaaaatatttaatccttttaaatatcatataagtTCTTGTTCATGATGAGGATATAAAACAATTTCTCACTTAGGTTTTCTTAATTAAGTTAAACTTATGACAAAATTTACTATTGAAACATATAATGGGATGCTGTattagaaagagaaaaaagctattagcaaaatattttaagtattcaTAGAGTCctctataaaatttataaattcaagtttatttattgtaataaactaatgtcaaaatgatttttttttttttttgtgtgaaaatACTTAAATCTGCACTATATAGGAAGACACTTAATATTAATATCAGATATGGATTATCTAACATTAACATGTTGTTAACTATATCTATAATTTTTCTGGCTAGTGGGCTGCACTAAATTTAGAAATGCAGCAAGGGTTGCGGAGTCATGTGGAAAATTATTGTTTGACTAATTAAGATTACGAATCCCAAAGCTACATCAGTGTAAGATTAGCTTTAATgctgaatttattttttctgaagTTTCACTTTCACATGGTGGTAGGGTTTCAAGCTTTGGATTCCTCTAATGAATATTTCAGAGGATTAAAATTGCAATAAACAGATCAATTATACTGTTGCTCAAATTCAAACCAAGGGagggaaaaaaaaagtcaatttatttggctctattttatttaatatataattttggttcTCTATTGAAGTTAAACTTATcgtattcattttaataaaaatatatcaatgaatataaatataaatgtgagaaataaaaattatgtggATAAATTTGTGAGTTAGATCAAacttgttaatattttttctctgttttaaaattgatccaaagttaaattacacaaaaataggagagaaaaattgtatttaagaaaaataaaaaatagcttCGGTTTAAAAGattagaaattttatatttttaggggATAATGATTAATCATTACGGTTCTTTTATTAGAATATTCGGTAAAGATTCTTAAAACAATGTATCTCGATCGACAATTGATTTGGAATATGGAAAATAGAAGGAGCAGAGAtatcaaggaaaaaaaaaactttaattaatacTCTTCGTTAGCACTTAAAACAACTACTAGCAACACAAGGAATATAGTtatatatagttaataataTACTAATTTCCTATAGAACCAAAAATAAATCATTGACACATTTTTCTAAGAACATGCTAGTAGGaacttgtttttccttttttcatagaaaaaaaaaagaaattaattctaataacatttttattacattaatttcaCAGCTTCTTCTATTCTGGATGCAACAAGTTTCTTGATGCATTCCAAAACCTTCAAACTTTTCATCACCGTCAGATGcaaccaaaattttgatatttattgtTCACTTTTGCAATCATTGTTGTTAGTGCACCAATGTACCTGTTTACACATTAAACAAACAGTTCAATATTCTCACTAGCTTGTTCTTATCTATTTGCATTGATCTGCACAACAACACAAAAATCTATGAACAGATGAATTCAGAAGCTAATCTGAATTTCTAAGAGCAATTTTACTTTCTAAACTGCAAAAATGCACTTTACAAGGGTCAGATTCTTTCTCTTGCAACACCATGCAACAGTGTCAAGAGTCGTTTCTTCTTTTGTCATGATATCATAGTAAAATTTGGCTTGTAACTTACGAATTTTCAAGAATAATATGAACTTCTTGTGGATACAAGATCATCAATGTTCTGAAAGTTATAAGTTGAAACTTTCTTCTTCTGTCCCCTCAACATAACCTCAACTTCTACGTTAAACATTGAACAAACAGGTCGATGGTCGGAGAACTTAAATTCCTTGCGAACGTATGAAAGTTGATGGATTCCTCTTCCATGCCACAAGATTCTGTCGCACCTGCAATATTCTCAATTATTCAGATTCGAAAGAAAGAGAGTGAATACACAATTTGGTTCCAAAAGTTCCTGAAAGATTATACAATGACAGTGTAATTACAATCCATTAAGCATAACAAGTTCATTGACTTTCATCATAATAACTCGAAAAGTCATGCAAACAGTGATGTTTGATTGGTAGACAATCAATTTGGACCCGAATCTTCATAATACATCAAtggattttgatgttttaaaatatattaaaagcatttttaattattaacatcGGTGTATTTTGAAAGCTTAGCAGAAGAACAGTACCAAAAGACAGCAGATAATCTGAACTCGTTGACAGTGTCATTAGTTAAACTATTTAGTTTCTTACACAAATTGGTAATCATTTGCAGGTTATAACAATTTTGGTAGGGTGAAACTGTTAGCTAGTTGATGATTTCAAAGACAAATTAATGCAAGTAACATTGTTCAAGGACCAAGTTTAAGGtttattagaagaaaatatcTTAATTTCTTCAAACTGAGACATACCAAGCTGGAGTTCTCCTTTTGTTCTTTGAAACTTTTACACCTTCAACATAGTAAGTGTCTGAGTTAAAGGCATATTTGTAAGTTGGTGCAAAGTAGATTTTTCCTTCTTTCCACCCCTTGAATACACGACCTGCTTCCCTTTCCATTTTAAGCTGcgaaaagagaaaattgtacaATGCATAATAATCAGAAATGTAATTAGAACTCAGAGATGCACCCAAATGGAACTCCACTTAAATTTTCAGAAGATTATGTGTATATCAATATGAATATCTTCCATTTCATGGTTCATATAAATGAAAACCATAAAAACTCATCACCCAAATGCTCAACAGCAATGACAAATCATAGTCAAATCAGCACAACATTCTTAGGCAAAAGAAACTACCTGATCCTTGTTAAAAAGTGCAGGCCAGTCCTTCCTTTCCACAAGCCTTTTTGCATCATCATGGCTCAAAGAGATTCTGTAATTCAAGTCCCCAAACCAAATGATTCGGCTGGAGAAAACATTTCCCACATAATCAGAAAATTTGGGACCAATGATATGAAAATTTCTCAATGTCATTAAGCACTTGAGAAATTTCTGTCTTAAAACTTAGTTTCAAAAGATGCTCACTCATGATCTAAGATTCTGTCAGGCATTCTACTATGTGGTGTCTTGCAAATCCTTGGAAACTGAGTGTTCTTCAGAATCTCTATGACATCAAGATTCCTGCGAAGTTCATCACCCTCTTTCTCTCCAGATGCTAAATGACTACAGATAAAGCAAAAACTTGTCTGATAAAAAGACATGCTCACTGATATACACCCCTGCAGCCACAAAACAAGCATGGTAATGTAGATAGTAACTACAACTTTTTGTATGAGTTTTAGTTAAATAGAATCAATCAAGCTTCTTAAGACTACCTTGTTGCCAAGACAACCCATGATCCCGCGGCTAGTGCAACATACTCTAAGATGGCCAACATACTGAACAAGTTCTCTCTTCATCCAGACACTTACAAAGATTCCAACCATTTGTTTGCATGTAACAAGACTGTATTTCATCTGGCTAGTAGCTAAGGCAA encodes the following:
- the LOC114168770 gene encoding type I inositol polyphosphate 5-phosphatase 10 isoform X1: MDNEFEDRQEETVSDIIRSNQQRKKQSFLWKVLAMRERNGRTMERGSSYSLDALSDPSIENRVSEPSMSSTEAVQNLRVFAATWNVGGQCPTMNLDLSDFLQVRNEPDMYVLGFQEIVPLNAGNVLVLEDNEPAAKWLALINQSLNGPSDLALNGLKQTASFGGPLFFQKPSLKKIKKTFKKINGKRLKSCNCVLEMERKAAKDFCFRCQESNFNSDDSSTEEEDENFPIPVALATSQMKYSLVTCKQMVGIFVSVWMKRELVQYVGHLRVCCTSRGIMGCLGNKGCISVSMSFYQTSFCFICSHLASGEKEGDELRRNLDVIEILKNTQFPRICKTPHSRMPDRILDHDRIIWFGDLNYRISLSHDDAKRLVERKDWPALFNKDQLKMEREAGRVFKGWKEGKIYFAPTYKYAFNSDTYYVEGVKVSKNKRRTPAWCDRILWHGRGIHQLSYVRKEFKFSDHRPVCSMFNVEVEVMLRGQKKKVSTYNFQNIDDLVSTRSSYYS
- the LOC114168770 gene encoding type I inositol polyphosphate 5-phosphatase 10 isoform X2 — translated: MRERNGRTMERGSSYSLDALSDPSIENRVSEPSMSSTEAVQNLRVFAATWNVGGQCPTMNLDLSDFLQVRNEPDMYVLGFQEIVPLNAGNVLVLEDNEPAAKWLALINQSLNGPSDLALNGLKQTASFGGPLFFQKPSLKKIKKTFKKINGKRLKSCNCVLEMERKAAKDFCFRCQESNFNSDDSSTEEEDENFPIPVALATSQMKYSLVTCKQMVGIFVSVWMKRELVQYVGHLRVCCTSRGIMGCLGNKGCISVSMSFYQTSFCFICSHLASGEKEGDELRRNLDVIEILKNTQFPRICKTPHSRMPDRILDHDRIIWFGDLNYRISLSHDDAKRLVERKDWPALFNKDQLKMEREAGRVFKGWKEGKIYFAPTYKYAFNSDTYYVEGVKVSKNKRRTPAWCDRILWHGRGIHQLSYVRKEFKFSDHRPVCSMFNVEVEVMLRGQKKKVSTYNFQNIDDLVSTRSSYYS